In Trichomycterus rosablanca isolate fTriRos1 chromosome 4, fTriRos1.hap1, whole genome shotgun sequence, one DNA window encodes the following:
- the LOC134312026 gene encoding atypical chemokine receptor 2, protein MDAHQPAPLNDSDYDYDYREYYSSDALTDFGPCEKHHVKKFGRSALPVFYSLACALGLMTNALLALVFVRCRRARRPMPACSVCADLLLSGTLPFWAVYAARDWIFGWHACKTVTVAYVVALYAGNLSLACTVLRIYLDGACALGCLGRLGGRRCDATWCACVWLLAALAAAPHLNHVEARHFHGEDVCTYHYEHAYGWRIYVRCQLILLGFVVPFVVALVAALLVWRGSAGGARRLASGLAGVLLLLWFPYTVVNVLHLLQELHLISECGASIHLDFAVQTTESLAFTRVFVNPLAYAVLDRRTRRALTDWCGVPREYLLRDSDAAHSDSGDEAAVELRALQNFSNPEYERGCAEREGHFLPHAT, encoded by the coding sequence ATGGATGCGCACCAGCCTGCACCCCTGAATGACTCGGATTATGACTATGACTATAGGGAGTATTACAGCTCGGACGCGCTGACGGATTTCGGACCGTGTGAGAAGCACCATGTGAAGAAGTTCGGCCGCTCCGCGCTGCCCGTCTTCTACTCGCTCGCATGCGCACTCGGGCTCATGACCAACGCGCTCCTCGCGCTGGTGTTCGTCCGGTGTAGGCGCGCGCGGAGGCCGATGCCCGCGTGCTCGGTGTGCGCGGACCTGCTGCTCAGCGGCACGCTCCCGTTCTGGGCGGTGTACGCGGCGCGCGACTGGATCTTCGGCTGGCACGCGTGCAAGACGGTCACGGTCGCGTACGTGGTGGCGCTGTACGCCGGTAACCTGTCCCTGGCGTGCACGGTGCTGCGGATCTACCTGGACGGCGCGTGCGCCCTGGGGTGCCTGGGGCGCCTGGGTGGGCGCAGGTGCGACGCCACGTGGTGCGCGTGCGTGTGGCTGCTGGCCGCGCTGGCCGCCGCGCCGCACCTGAACCACGTGGAGGCGCGTCACTTCCACGGCGAGGACGTGTGCACCTACCACTACGAGCACGCGTACGGGTGGAGGATCTACGTCCGCTGCCAGCTCATCCTGCTCGGGTTCGTGGTGCCATTCGTCGTCGCGCTGGTCGCCGCCCTCCTGGTGTGGCGCGGGAGCGCAGGCGGCGCCCGGAGGCTCGCGTCGGGACTCGCGGGCGTCTTGCTCCTGCTGTGGTTCCCCTACACGGTGGTGAACGTGCTCCACCTGCTGCAGGAGCTCCACCTCATCTCCGAGTGCGGCGCCAGCATCCACCTGGACTTCGCCGTCCAGACCACCGAGAGTCTGGCCTTCACGCGCGTCTTCGTGAACCCCCTGGCGTACGCGGTCCTGGACAGGAGGACCAGGAGGGCGCTGACGGACTGGTGCGGGGTGCCGCGCGAGTACCTGCTCCGGGACTCGGACGCCGCCCACAGTGACTCGGGCGACGAGGCCGCCGTGGAGTTGCGGGCGCTCCAGAATTTCAGCAACCCGGAGTACGAGAGAGGCTGTGCTGAGAGGGAGGGGCACTTCCTACCTCATGCCACCTGA